From one Candidatus Hydrogenedentota bacterium genomic stretch:
- a CDS encoding aminotransferase class V-fold PLP-dependent enzyme — protein MTCSFSPPVRTLMGPGPSDVHPRVLGAMARPTIGHLDPEFIRMMDEVKSLLQYAFQTKNEVTFPVSAPGSAGMECCFVNLVEPGDKVIVCQNGVFGGRMKENVERCGGTAIMVLDDWGKAVDPGKVEAALKANPDAKIVAFVHAETSTGAQSDAKTLVTLAHAHNCLTIVDTVTSLGGTPVKVDEWGIDAIYSGTQKCLSCPPGLSPVSFNERAA, from the coding sequence ATGACATGCAGTTTTAGCCCTCCTGTCCGCACCTTGATGGGACCCGGTCCCTCGGATGTGCATCCCCGAGTGCTGGGTGCCATGGCGCGCCCGACCATCGGACACCTCGATCCCGAGTTCATTCGTATGATGGACGAAGTCAAGAGCTTGCTACAGTATGCTTTCCAAACCAAGAATGAAGTGACCTTCCCCGTTTCCGCACCAGGGTCAGCCGGCATGGAATGCTGTTTCGTCAACCTGGTGGAACCGGGCGATAAGGTTATCGTGTGCCAGAACGGTGTTTTTGGCGGCCGCATGAAAGAAAACGTCGAACGGTGCGGCGGCACGGCGATTATGGTTCTCGATGATTGGGGCAAAGCCGTAGACCCCGGAAAAGTCGAAGCGGCCCTGAAAGCCAACCCCGACGCAAAGATCGTCGCCTTCGTGCATGCAGAAACCTCCACGGGAGCACAGTCCGACGCGAAAACACTTGTGACGCTTGCCCACGCCCACAATTGCCTTACCATCGTCGACACTGTGACATCCTTGGGTGGCACACCCGTAAAGGTCGATGAATGGGGTATCGACGCAATTTACTCCGGTACGCAAAAATGCCTCTCTTGCCCCCCTGGCCTTTCGCCGGTCAGCTTCAATGAACGCGCGGC
- a CDS encoding PAS domain S-box protein: protein MRAILGAVSNLVSATSADGLIRYVNPAHKHVLGYDDADLVGKSVLEFAHPDDAHLIRDAILAAASANKQTSGEARFRHAKGHYVWLWTSVSALKDPEGRVSGIVFEHHDIDKRKVAEDVLRESEERFRIVFEYAPDATTLNTRNGVYVDCNRATEALLGYSREEMIGRNVLELGVFEQDTLAMLDEVAHLDLEKGESFMREVTIRHKSGKPLTIEFHAHPIRLRGQDLILGIGRDVTQRRAMEEALRQSESRNRAMLSAVPDLIFVLDTSGYFVDVHANGPLSALISAERFVGKQAKNVLSKNLYALFESRLRRVLQTGEAETLDYDFELDGRRRYCHGIVVKCEGDRVFVLARDVTAIKEAEDALQTRIEAEVLVSGVARTLLSLSHKRIDASITDALRRTATFLNADHALLVHAGEGKNVFLRSHAWNDPAERELSSVSTTFTMADYPWLSEQSRTANWLFFRDVADLPPTAARERTELMAENVKSVLWIPIRTEGRLTGCVRFIWRREPARIDESQVAPFAVLGDVLMTGLQRSQVETLLTDSEKRYRHLFNDMLDGFALHDIICDERGRPCDYRILEVNPAYERITGLRAAEVEGKRVRELFPGIDPEWIEIFGKVALTGEACHFERYSKEVNRHFQTTAYSPSQGQFAVILNDISERRRAEEALSESEAKWRTLVHNFPDRVILCNSDGLVQFANQPNSEFRDMALVGHNVFEFLDEDDARVVRAALARAAATDQSVDVEVSAPTPSGERRWLLGRASVFRSDQEGAQFVVTVRDITERKEAEIERRKLEAQIQHSQKLESLGVLAGGIAHDFNNLLVGIMGNAEMALSDLPLNASARIYVEDVVKAAQRASDLSRQMLAYSGKGRFVVEPVCLNDIIHEMSHLLEVSISKKAVLRFNLTNPLPMVCADTTQIRQVIMNLITNASDALGDQSGAIAVSTGVIEYDAQVFLSGFLCDPVAAGTYVYVEVTDTGCGMDEETKARIFEPFFTTKFTGRGLGLAAVLGIVRGHKGSLKVYSEAGKGSTFAILFPICEEPSVATPSATEPASAWSGAGTILVVDDEEVVRLVTGRMVSKLGFEVIHAEDGLDGVERFKADSGKIVCVLLDLTMPRMDGETALQAMRDIRADTPIILISGFNEQEVESRFAGKGFSAFLQKPFAMKDLIGALRSSLGKPDITLPSP, encoded by the coding sequence ATGCGCGCAATTTTAGGCGCGGTGAGCAATTTGGTCAGTGCAACGAGTGCTGACGGACTCATCCGTTACGTAAATCCGGCCCACAAGCACGTTTTGGGGTACGACGACGCGGATTTGGTTGGGAAATCCGTTCTGGAGTTCGCTCACCCCGACGACGCTCACCTGATTAGGGACGCAATCTTGGCCGCTGCCAGTGCGAATAAGCAGACGAGCGGCGAAGCCCGATTCCGGCACGCCAAAGGACACTATGTTTGGCTGTGGACCTCGGTCTCTGCGCTGAAAGACCCGGAGGGACGTGTTAGCGGGATAGTCTTCGAGCACCATGATATCGATAAGCGGAAGGTTGCCGAGGACGTGTTGCGCGAGAGCGAAGAGCGGTTCCGAATTGTCTTTGAATATGCGCCCGATGCGACCACGTTGAATACGCGAAACGGCGTATATGTGGACTGTAACCGCGCCACCGAAGCCCTGCTGGGTTACTCGCGAGAGGAAATGATTGGGCGCAACGTGCTGGAGTTGGGCGTTTTCGAACAAGACACGCTCGCCATGCTGGACGAAGTGGCTCACCTGGACCTCGAGAAAGGCGAATCGTTCATGCGGGAAGTCACCATTCGCCACAAGTCTGGAAAACCCCTCACAATCGAGTTCCACGCTCATCCGATTCGGTTACGGGGGCAGGATCTAATCCTTGGAATCGGGCGCGACGTGACTCAACGTCGGGCTATGGAAGAAGCGTTGCGTCAAAGCGAGTCGCGGAACCGGGCCATGTTGAGCGCGGTTCCGGATCTGATATTTGTTTTAGATACTTCGGGATACTTCGTGGACGTGCACGCCAATGGACCGCTGAGCGCCTTGATATCGGCAGAACGATTTGTGGGCAAGCAGGCGAAGAACGTGTTGTCGAAGAATCTGTACGCTCTCTTCGAGTCGCGCTTAAGACGCGTCTTGCAGACGGGAGAAGCCGAGACACTCGATTACGATTTTGAACTCGATGGCCGCCGCCGCTATTGCCATGGCATTGTTGTGAAATGCGAAGGCGACAGGGTTTTCGTCTTGGCGAGGGACGTCACGGCAATCAAGGAGGCGGAAGATGCGCTGCAAACGCGTATTGAGGCGGAGGTCCTTGTATCGGGTGTCGCCCGCACTCTTCTGTCCTTGTCTCACAAGCGCATAGACGCGAGCATTACGGATGCCCTGCGCCGAACCGCCACGTTTTTGAATGCCGATCATGCGTTGCTTGTGCACGCGGGAGAAGGCAAGAACGTGTTTCTTCGTTCGCATGCATGGAACGATCCTGCGGAAAGAGAGCTATCCTCAGTTTCGACAACGTTCACCATGGCGGATTATCCGTGGCTTTCGGAGCAGTCCCGTACGGCCAATTGGCTGTTCTTCAGGGACGTCGCAGACTTGCCCCCAACGGCCGCGAGAGAGCGAACGGAGTTGATGGCTGAGAACGTGAAGTCGGTGTTGTGGATCCCCATTCGAACCGAGGGCAGGCTGACCGGATGCGTCCGGTTCATATGGCGGCGAGAGCCCGCGAGAATTGATGAATCGCAAGTCGCGCCATTTGCCGTGCTGGGCGACGTGCTAATGACGGGGCTTCAGCGTTCGCAGGTGGAGACCCTGCTTACCGATAGCGAGAAGAGGTACCGGCATCTTTTCAACGACATGCTTGACGGGTTTGCATTGCACGATATTATCTGTGACGAGCGAGGCCGTCCATGCGACTATCGTATCTTGGAAGTCAATCCCGCCTACGAGCGGATAACAGGATTGCGCGCAGCAGAAGTTGAAGGTAAGCGAGTTCGCGAACTATTTCCCGGTATAGACCCCGAATGGATCGAGATTTTCGGGAAGGTAGCTCTGACTGGCGAAGCTTGCCATTTCGAGCGCTATAGCAAGGAAGTAAATCGCCATTTCCAGACTACGGCGTACTCCCCGAGTCAGGGTCAATTTGCAGTTATTCTAAATGACATCTCGGAGAGGCGCCGCGCCGAAGAAGCGTTGAGTGAGTCGGAAGCCAAATGGCGGACACTGGTACACAATTTCCCAGACCGTGTGATTCTCTGTAACTCTGACGGTTTGGTTCAGTTTGCGAATCAGCCAAATTCCGAATTTCGGGATATGGCGCTGGTCGGTCACAACGTTTTCGAGTTCTTAGACGAAGACGATGCGCGAGTTGTCCGGGCGGCGTTGGCAAGAGCCGCGGCGACAGACCAATCGGTGGACGTGGAGGTGAGCGCGCCTACGCCATCAGGCGAACGCAGATGGCTGCTTGGACGTGCGAGCGTATTCAGAAGTGACCAGGAGGGGGCGCAGTTTGTAGTAACAGTTCGCGATATTACGGAGCGCAAAGAGGCGGAGATTGAGCGTCGCAAGCTTGAAGCGCAGATTCAGCACTCGCAGAAACTGGAAAGCCTGGGTGTACTTGCCGGGGGAATCGCACACGACTTTAACAACCTGCTGGTTGGAATTATGGGCAACGCCGAAATGGCGCTGTCCGATTTGCCCCTGAACGCGTCGGCGCGGATATACGTGGAAGACGTCGTCAAGGCGGCGCAACGAGCCTCGGACCTGAGTCGTCAGATGCTTGCCTATTCCGGCAAAGGCCGATTTGTCGTGGAGCCGGTCTGTCTGAACGATATCATTCATGAGATGAGCCATCTATTGGAGGTCTCCATATCCAAGAAGGCAGTACTTCGGTTCAACCTAACCAACCCGTTGCCGATGGTGTGCGCGGATACGACGCAAATTCGACAAGTCATCATGAATCTCATTACCAATGCCAGCGACGCATTGGGAGACCAGTCCGGAGCCATAGCCGTATCGACAGGGGTCATCGAGTACGACGCGCAGGTGTTCTTGTCCGGATTCCTATGCGATCCGGTAGCAGCGGGAACCTATGTGTACGTGGAAGTCACGGACACGGGATGTGGGATGGACGAGGAAACGAAAGCGCGGATTTTCGAGCCATTCTTTACAACCAAGTTCACGGGCCGGGGCCTGGGTTTGGCGGCCGTGCTTGGGATCGTGCGCGGACACAAAGGTTCGCTGAAGGTGTATAGCGAAGCCGGGAAAGGCAGCACGTTTGCCATTCTGTTTCCGATTTGTGAGGAACCCTCAGTCGCTACGCCAAGTGCAACCGAACCGGCTTCCGCGTGGAGCGGGGCCGGGACCATTCTTGTAGTTGACGATGAGGAGGTGGTCCGGCTCGTGACCGGCCGCATGGTATCGAAGCTTGGCTTCGAAGTCATTCATGCGGAAGATGGATTGGATGGCGTCGAACGGTTCAAAGCAGACTCAGGCAAAATTGTGTGCGTCTTGCTGGACCTTACGATGCCGCGCATGGACGGTGAAACAGCGCTTCAGGCGATGCGCGATATTCGGGCCGATACGCCGATTATCTTGATCAGCGGTTTCAATGAGCAAGAAGTCGAAAGCCGATTTGCAGGCAAAGGATTCTCCGCGTTTTTACAGAAGCCGTTTGCCATGAAGGACCTTATCGGCGCTTTGCGGTCCTCGCTGGGAAAACCGGATATTACTCTCCCATCACCTTGA
- a CDS encoding secondary thiamine-phosphate synthase enzyme YjbQ: MKFETEYLWFNTKKHREYINITEQVEQTVRKSGIQEGMALVSAMHITAGVYVNDAESGLIADIDEWLESLAPFKEDYRHHRTGETNGDAHLKSLIIHHEVIVPVTNGRLDLGPWQQVYYAEFDGQRRKRLVIKVMGE, translated from the coding sequence ATGAAATTCGAAACCGAATACCTTTGGTTCAACACGAAGAAACACCGCGAGTACATCAACATTACCGAGCAGGTCGAGCAGACCGTGCGAAAGAGCGGCATCCAGGAAGGCATGGCCTTGGTGAGCGCCATGCACATCACCGCGGGAGTCTACGTCAACGACGCAGAATCGGGCTTGATTGCGGATATCGACGAATGGCTGGAGTCGCTTGCTCCGTTTAAAGAAGACTACCGGCATCACCGCACCGGCGAAACGAATGGAGACGCACACCTCAAGAGCTTGATTATTCACCACGAGGTCATCGTACCCGTCACGAATGGCCGTCTGGATTTGGGTCCGTGGCAACAGGTTTACTATGCCGAGTTCGACGGGCAACGCCGCAAACGCCTCGTGATCAAGGTGATGGGAGAGTAA
- a CDS encoding tetratricopeptide repeat protein translates to MKHQSVIWSITGIAVLVAGIVVTVREVRAPAPELEALNTPIQSLVGSLSRQQTDMVVETMKACIDKDPQARRDNTRSLVEAVAGLAESGDLETAEAYYALGLRLSGQQHYEEAEAAYRRAIDLRPDWNWGHSALGILLQTLGRMDEAEVAFRKAVELDPSWSRAHNDLAILLRLTGRYNEAETEARKSLELDPDSIAANNNYGNVLVALGRFDEAEAAYRKAIVSEPDHPAPFFNLACLACLRGRRDEVVPLLLCAITFDDAYLEQARKDPDLDSMRDDPVFRKLVGADT, encoded by the coding sequence ATGAAACATCAGAGCGTGATATGGAGCATCACGGGCATTGCCGTGCTTGTCGCGGGCATTGTTGTGACTGTTCGAGAGGTGCGCGCGCCAGCCCCCGAACTTGAGGCGCTCAACACGCCCATTCAGTCGCTTGTTGGTTCGCTTTCGCGGCAACAGACGGACATGGTTGTCGAGACGATGAAGGCGTGCATCGACAAAGATCCGCAGGCACGCCGCGACAACACGCGTTCGCTCGTGGAAGCCGTTGCAGGTCTAGCCGAGAGCGGGGACCTGGAGACCGCGGAGGCGTATTATGCGCTTGGCCTTCGCTTAAGCGGTCAGCAGCACTATGAGGAAGCCGAGGCTGCGTATCGCAGGGCTATCGATTTGCGGCCGGATTGGAATTGGGGACACAGCGCGCTTGGAATTTTGCTTCAGACGCTGGGCCGTATGGACGAAGCGGAAGTCGCGTTTCGCAAAGCGGTGGAACTGGATCCGAGTTGGAGCCGCGCTCACAACGATCTGGCCATTCTTCTGCGCTTGACGGGACGCTATAACGAAGCTGAGACAGAAGCGCGGAAGTCACTGGAACTCGATCCGGACAGCATTGCCGCAAACAATAACTATGGCAACGTGCTGGTCGCGCTTGGGCGTTTCGATGAAGCGGAGGCCGCATACCGAAAAGCAATTGTCTCCGAGCCCGATCATCCTGCCCCGTTTTTCAACCTTGCCTGTTTAGCTTGTCTGCGCGGACGCCGCGACGAAGTCGTGCCACTCTTGTTGTGCGCCATCACCTTTGACGATGCCTATCTGGAACAGGCTCGGAAGGACCCTGACCTGGATTCGATGCGTGACGATCCGGTGTTTAGGAAGTTGGTTGGAGCGGACACGTAG
- a CDS encoding PA0069 family radical SAM protein, protein MLDPIKPIKGRGATQYLQNRFDQIAYVRDPDADDSEEPLPRTQFLRDTSKSVIARNDSPDVPHDATLNPYRGCEHGCIYCYARPTHEYLGFSPGLDFETKIMVKEDAPELLRETFMKTSWTPQPVGLSGVTDPYQPIERKLRLTRRCLEVFAEFRNPVSIVTKNRLITRDIDVLSELARHNAVMVMVSVTTLDVSLNRIMEPRTSLPQQRLDAIAALANARIPVGVLMAPIVPGLTDEEIPRVLKAAATAGARWAGYIALKLPMAVAPLFEAWLTEHLPLKKEKILNRIRSIRGGKLHDSRFGSRMRGEGFHADHIEQFWRISCGKAGLNQDRFELSASAFRRPPANGQLALFE, encoded by the coding sequence ATGCTCGACCCCATAAAACCCATCAAAGGCCGTGGCGCAACGCAGTATCTTCAAAACCGCTTCGACCAAATCGCCTATGTACGAGATCCGGACGCGGATGACTCAGAAGAACCGCTACCGCGCACGCAGTTTCTGCGCGACACTTCGAAGTCCGTCATCGCCAGAAACGACAGCCCGGATGTGCCCCACGATGCAACGCTGAATCCATATCGGGGATGCGAACATGGCTGCATCTACTGTTACGCACGGCCTACGCATGAATACCTCGGGTTCTCGCCGGGACTCGACTTTGAAACCAAGATCATGGTGAAGGAAGACGCGCCGGAATTGCTGCGGGAGACCTTCATGAAGACGAGTTGGACGCCCCAGCCTGTCGGTCTATCCGGCGTGACGGATCCGTACCAACCCATCGAACGAAAACTGCGGCTTACGCGCCGCTGCCTGGAGGTTTTTGCCGAATTTCGCAACCCCGTCAGCATTGTCACGAAGAACCGGTTGATCACACGCGACATCGACGTCCTGTCCGAACTGGCGCGACACAACGCAGTGATGGTTATGGTTTCCGTAACGACATTGGACGTTTCACTCAACCGCATCATGGAGCCACGGACCTCGCTTCCTCAGCAACGGCTCGATGCGATTGCCGCCCTCGCCAACGCCCGGATACCGGTCGGCGTACTGATGGCGCCTATCGTCCCAGGCTTGACCGACGAGGAAATCCCGCGAGTCTTAAAAGCGGCCGCAACCGCGGGCGCGCGCTGGGCCGGCTATATTGCCCTGAAACTGCCCATGGCCGTGGCGCCCTTGTTCGAAGCGTGGTTGACGGAGCACTTGCCGCTGAAGAAGGAAAAAATTCTGAATCGTATTCGCTCCATACGCGGGGGGAAATTGCACGATTCGCGTTTTGGGTCGCGCATGCGGGGAGAAGGATTTCACGCCGATCATATTGAACAATTCTGGAGAATTTCGTGCGGTAAAGCGGGGCTGAACCAGGATCGCTTTGAATTGTCGGCTTCAGCCTTTCGCAGGCCTCCTGCCAACGGCCAATTGGCACTGTTCGAATAA
- a CDS encoding SMP-30/gluconolactonase/LRE family protein → MAVASIVLFSVLTAGDAYVTGPVKSVAEGFKFTEGPLWLPSNELIFSDIPADTIYKIDKTVFRKPSGESNGLAMDGEGRLIACEHGNRRVSRTEKDGAITVLAETYGGKKLNSPNDAVVRSDGTIFFTDPPYGVSEDKRELAFQAVFAVLKDGTLKMLGDDFVKPNGIGLSPDEKTLYVADTEGKNIRAFDIAPDVSLTNGRVFCELPEPDGMAIDTKGFVWCTAGDGVRVYSPDGKLVHTVVTPQAPANCCFGDPDRMTLYITARTAVYSVRVVTPGLRIGPK, encoded by the coding sequence CGGCGACGCGTATGTCACCGGACCCGTGAAGTCCGTGGCGGAGGGCTTTAAGTTCACCGAGGGGCCGTTGTGGCTGCCCAGCAATGAACTCATCTTCAGCGACATCCCCGCCGACACGATCTACAAAATCGACAAGACCGTGTTTCGTAAACCCAGCGGCGAATCGAATGGGCTCGCCATGGACGGCGAGGGACGTCTCATTGCTTGCGAGCATGGGAACCGTCGTGTTTCCCGAACGGAGAAGGACGGCGCCATAACGGTTCTTGCCGAAACCTACGGCGGCAAGAAACTGAACTCCCCGAACGACGCCGTCGTCCGTTCAGATGGCACCATTTTCTTCACCGACCCGCCCTACGGCGTCAGCGAAGACAAGCGAGAACTTGCATTTCAAGCCGTATTCGCCGTCCTCAAAGACGGCACGCTGAAAATGCTGGGAGATGACTTCGTCAAACCCAACGGAATCGGACTATCGCCAGACGAGAAGACCTTATATGTCGCCGACACGGAGGGCAAGAACATACGCGCTTTCGATATCGCGCCCGACGTCTCGCTCACCAACGGCCGTGTCTTCTGCGAGTTGCCCGAGCCCGATGGCATGGCAATTGACACAAAGGGGTTTGTGTGGTGCACCGCCGGTGACGGGGTCCGGGTGTACTCGCCAGACGGGAAACTCGTCCACACGGTCGTCACACCACAAGCTCCAGCCAACTGCTGCTTCGGCGACCCCGACCGGATGACCCTCTACATTACTGCGCGCACCGCCGTGTACAGCGTCCGCGTGGTTACTCCAGGCTTGCGAATCGGGCCAAAGTGA